In a single window of the Flavobacterium ammoniigenes genome:
- a CDS encoding TonB-dependent receptor codes for MKNWLLTGLMFLIVSTAFAQGKVTGTVTDGKGSLPGANIVIKGTKIAVSTDFDGKFSINTTANSGELVISFIGYKPKTVKFNGAANVGTVALVADDNQLQEIVVRSSVVDVAKDRKTPVAVSTIKAAEIQEKLGSQEFPEILANTPSVYATKSGGGFGDSRINIRGFDQKNVAVLINGVPVNDMENSSVYWSNWAGLSDVTSAMQVQRGLGSSKLAISSVGGTINVVTRSADMKEGGSVSVGFANDNYLKKAFSYSTGVMKNGLSTSILLSQTSGDGYIDGTKFEGGNYFIGIGYKINPKHDLEFTITGAPQWHNQRSTAPTIAQFIKYGTNGEPNRRYNNDWGILEGKEYNFRTNYYHKPIASINWDYKISDKTKLSTVVYGSWGRGGGSNGAGAMRGNRFFSDNLRFPNGIINVDLIKAWNSGQSVVIPGTAGTSTRTLVNGAYQNSSSTSNNTTNGITKISSINSHNWYGGVVNLNTKLSERFTLDFGIDARTYRGIHYQNIVDMLGSTNYADNTDVNNANRVLTGTYAARPNLNPFFNLDYQTAKINYNNDGLVNWYGAFTQLEYSTEKLTAFFQGAVSNQGFRRDDYFLYLTPNPLSSTDYKNLLGGNVKGGANYNINDNHNVFVNAGYYSKQPFFNAVYPNNKSLVNENLTNEKVLGLEAGYGFRSAVFNANVNVYHTTWKDRYQRANDADVANPGGYYDFAGITQVHSGVEVDLNAKVGDKLKLNGMFSLGKWVYEGNITGRRFDVNNNNISGGTTTTYFVDGTRVGDVAQMTASIGAAYELAPRFNVDANYRLSDKLFASLDPTKQTSATNKGTLELPSYGLVDAGISYRVLLGTDKSKSLNFRLNINNVFDEVYIAESRSNIFASDFVTGTSGATYASAGKTFNGVADANQVFFGFGRTWNLTLRYNF; via the coding sequence ATGAAAAACTGGTTACTTACAGGATTAATGTTTTTAATAGTTTCTACTGCTTTTGCTCAAGGAAAAGTTACAGGAACTGTTACAGATGGTAAAGGTTCTTTACCTGGAGCAAATATTGTTATTAAAGGAACAAAAATTGCTGTTTCAACAGATTTTGATGGAAAATTCTCTATCAATACAACTGCTAATTCAGGAGAATTAGTAATTTCTTTTATTGGTTACAAACCAAAAACAGTAAAATTCAACGGTGCTGCTAATGTAGGAACTGTTGCTTTAGTTGCTGATGATAATCAATTACAAGAAATTGTAGTAAGAAGTTCAGTAGTGGACGTTGCTAAAGATAGAAAAACGCCAGTGGCAGTTTCTACTATTAAAGCAGCTGAAATTCAAGAAAAATTAGGATCTCAAGAATTTCCTGAAATTTTAGCGAATACACCTTCTGTATATGCTACTAAATCAGGTGGTGGTTTTGGAGATTCAAGAATTAACATTCGTGGTTTTGATCAAAAGAATGTTGCTGTATTGATTAACGGGGTTCCTGTTAATGATATGGAAAACAGTTCTGTATATTGGAGTAACTGGGCAGGTTTGTCTGATGTAACTTCAGCAATGCAAGTACAAAGAGGTTTAGGATCTTCTAAATTAGCTATTTCATCTGTAGGGGGAACTATTAACGTAGTAACTCGTTCAGCAGATATGAAAGAAGGCGGAAGCGTTTCAGTTGGTTTTGCCAATGACAACTACTTGAAAAAAGCATTTTCTTACTCAACAGGTGTAATGAAAAATGGATTGTCAACTTCTATTTTGTTAAGTCAAACATCAGGAGACGGATATATTGACGGTACTAAATTTGAAGGAGGAAACTACTTCATTGGAATTGGATATAAAATCAATCCTAAACATGATTTAGAGTTTACTATTACAGGTGCTCCACAGTGGCACAATCAAAGATCTACTGCTCCAACAATTGCGCAGTTTATTAAATATGGTACTAATGGAGAGCCAAACAGAAGATACAACAACGATTGGGGTATTTTAGAAGGTAAAGAGTACAACTTTAGAACTAACTATTACCATAAACCAATTGCTTCTATCAACTGGGATTATAAAATCAGCGACAAAACTAAGTTATCTACAGTAGTGTATGGTTCTTGGGGTCGTGGTGGAGGATCTAACGGTGCTGGAGCAATGAGAGGAAATAGATTTTTCTCTGATAACTTAAGATTTCCAAATGGTATCATCAATGTTGATTTGATCAAAGCATGGAACTCTGGACAAAGCGTTGTTATTCCTGGAACTGCAGGAACTTCTACAAGAACGTTAGTAAATGGAGCTTACCAAAACAGCTCATCTACATCAAATAATACTACAAACGGAATTACAAAAATTTCTTCTATCAACTCTCACAACTGGTATGGTGGTGTAGTTAACTTGAACACTAAATTATCTGAAAGATTTACTTTGGATTTTGGTATTGATGCAAGAACATATAGAGGGATTCACTATCAAAACATTGTTGATATGTTAGGTTCAACTAACTATGCAGATAATACAGACGTGAACAATGCAAACAGAGTATTAACTGGAACTTATGCTGCAAGACCAAACTTAAATCCTTTCTTTAATTTGGATTACCAAACAGCTAAAATCAACTACAACAATGATGGTTTAGTAAACTGGTATGGAGCCTTTACTCAATTAGAGTATTCTACTGAAAAACTAACAGCATTTTTCCAAGGGGCTGTTTCTAATCAAGGATTTAGAAGAGATGATTATTTCTTGTACTTAACTCCAAACCCATTATCATCTACAGACTACAAAAACTTGTTAGGTGGTAACGTAAAAGGAGGAGCTAACTATAACATCAATGATAACCATAATGTATTTGTAAATGCAGGGTATTATTCAAAACAACCTTTCTTTAATGCAGTATATCCAAATAACAAATCTTTAGTTAACGAAAACTTAACTAATGAAAAAGTATTAGGTTTAGAAGCTGGATACGGTTTCCGATCTGCAGTATTCAATGCTAATGTGAATGTATACCATACTACATGGAAAGACAGATACCAGAGAGCTAATGATGCAGATGTTGCTAACCCAGGAGGTTATTATGATTTTGCAGGAATTACTCAAGTACACTCAGGAGTAGAAGTAGACTTGAATGCTAAAGTAGGTGATAAATTAAAATTGAACGGAATGTTCTCATTAGGTAAATGGGTATATGAAGGCAATATCACTGGAAGAAGATTTGACGTAAATAACAACAATATTTCTGGTGGAACAACAACTACTTATTTCGTAGACGGAACAAGAGTTGGTGATGTTGCTCAAATGACAGCAAGTATTGGTGCAGCTTATGAATTAGCGCCACGCTTTAATGTTGATGCTAACTACAGATTATCTGATAAATTATTTGCAAGTTTAGATCCTACTAAACAAACTTCTGCAACAAACAAAGGAACATTAGAATTACCTTCTTATGGACTTGTTGATGCTGGAATTTCATACAGAGTATTGTTAGGAACTGACAAATCTAAATCATTGAATTTCAGATTAAACATCAATAACGTTTTTGACGAAGTATACATTGCAGAGTCAAGATCTAATATTTTCGCAAGTGATTTTGTTACAGGTACTTCTGGAGCAACGTATGCATCTGCAGGAAAAACCTTTAATGGTGTAGCTGATGCTAACCAAGTATTCTTCGGTTTTGGAAGAACTTGGAACTTAACATTACGTTATAATTTCTAA
- the pgi gene encoding glucose-6-phosphate isomerase — MALQTINPTQTAAWAKLQQHYNAIASTSMQDLFQADASRVEKFNLKWNDFLLDYSKNRINQETITLLLDLANQVGLKEAIASYFEGELINQTENRAVLHTALRAKESAVITVEGQNVMPEVYAVKNKIKAFTNEVVSGHRTGYTGKTFTDIVNIGIGGSDLGPAMAVEALQFYKNHLNVHFVSNVDGDHVNEIIKKINPETTLFVIVSKTFTTQETLTNSETIKEWFLKSAQQEDVAKHFVAVSTNLDKVTAFGINPDNVFPMWDWVGGRFSLWSAVGLSISLAIGFDNYDALLGGANEMDEHFKTADFDQNIPVTLALLSVWYNNFFGAESEALIPYTQYLQKLAPYLQQGTMESNGKSVGRDGSPVNYQTGTIIWGEPGTNSQHAFFQLIHQGTKIIPADFIGFVKPLYGDDNHHDKLMSNFFAQTEALLHGKTEAQVQAEFDQQGLSKEKAAALLPFKVFTGNKPTNTLLIQKLTPKSLGSLIAMYEHKIFVQGVIWNIFSFDQWGVELGKQLANSILDEINSKTVKNHDSSTSFLLNHFLKNK, encoded by the coding sequence ATGGCTTTACAAACAATTAACCCTACCCAAACTGCTGCTTGGGCAAAATTGCAACAACATTATAATGCAATTGCATCGACATCTATGCAAGATTTATTTCAAGCAGATGCCTCCCGCGTTGAAAAATTCAATTTGAAATGGAATGATTTTCTTTTGGATTATTCTAAAAACAGAATCAATCAAGAAACGATCACATTGTTGCTTGACTTAGCCAATCAAGTAGGATTGAAAGAAGCGATTGCTTCTTATTTTGAGGGAGAATTAATCAATCAAACAGAAAATAGAGCAGTTCTTCATACCGCATTACGCGCTAAAGAATCGGCAGTAATTACCGTTGAAGGTCAAAACGTAATGCCGGAAGTGTATGCCGTAAAAAATAAAATTAAGGCGTTTACCAATGAAGTGGTTTCGGGTCACCGAACAGGATATACAGGAAAAACCTTTACCGACATTGTTAATATTGGTATTGGAGGGTCTGATTTAGGACCAGCCATGGCAGTTGAGGCTTTGCAGTTTTATAAAAATCATTTGAATGTTCATTTTGTTTCCAATGTAGATGGTGATCATGTCAATGAAATTATCAAAAAAATCAATCCAGAAACCACTTTATTTGTAATTGTTTCTAAAACCTTTACGACTCAAGAAACCTTGACTAATTCAGAAACCATTAAAGAATGGTTCTTGAAATCGGCCCAACAAGAAGATGTGGCGAAGCATTTTGTTGCTGTTTCAACTAATTTAGATAAAGTAACAGCGTTTGGAATTAATCCTGACAATGTTTTTCCAATGTGGGATTGGGTTGGGGGTCGTTTTTCTTTATGGAGTGCCGTAGGGCTATCTATAAGTTTGGCAATTGGATTTGATAATTATGATGCTTTGTTGGGCGGAGCCAATGAAATGGACGAGCATTTTAAGACTGCTGATTTTGACCAAAACATACCGGTAACTCTAGCCTTATTGAGTGTTTGGTATAATAATTTCTTTGGTGCCGAAAGTGAAGCTTTGATTCCCTATACCCAATATTTACAAAAACTAGCCCCTTATTTACAACAAGGCACCATGGAAAGTAATGGTAAAAGTGTGGGACGTGATGGAAGTCCGGTTAACTATCAAACAGGAACTATTATATGGGGAGAGCCAGGAACGAACTCGCAACACGCCTTTTTTCAATTGATTCACCAAGGAACCAAAATCATTCCAGCTGATTTCATTGGATTTGTTAAACCATTGTACGGCGATGACAATCATCATGACAAATTAATGTCTAACTTTTTTGCCCAAACAGAAGCTTTGTTACATGGAAAAACCGAAGCCCAAGTGCAAGCTGAATTTGACCAACAAGGATTATCAAAAGAAAAAGCAGCGGCTTTGTTGCCTTTTAAAGTATTTACTGGAAACAAACCTACCAATACTTTATTAATTCAAAAGTTAACTCCAAAATCCTTGGGTTCTTTGATCGCGATGTATGAACATAAGATATTTGTTCAAGGAGTAATTTGGAATATTTTTAGTTTTGATCAATGGGGAGTAGAATTAGGAAAACAATTGGCCAATTCAATTTTAGATGAAATCAATTCTAAAACAGTAAAAAACCATGACAGTTCTACTTCATTTTTATTGAATCATTTTTTAAAAAATAAATAA
- a CDS encoding M23 family metallopeptidase, whose protein sequence is MLKRTLPFFIIVVVLLAFLSCSKNQESIDELEMKSTPKKSEFGFVYSDFNVVHDTIKSGDTFGSIIQKQNIGEKEVYDIIEKVKDTFDVRTIRFNKPYVLLRSKHKKNKLQVFIYQPDAVNYYVVDLRDTAVVAYKKTKPIKIKRRTIGGVLKSSLSETLESAKVEGSLASKITKIYAWSIDFFKLKKGDRFALTFTERYINDSIYDGVDSLEAAFFEYKGKIVYAFPYATSSSGKIEYYDDEGKTLKNFFLKTPIKFSRITSRYSSNRLHPVQGIWKAHKGTDYAAPYGTPITTTAAGIVEQTGFTAGNGNFVKVKHNGTYSTQYLHMSKILVRRGQHVNQGQIIGRVGSTGLATGPHVCYRFWKNGVQVDALRLKLPTGESMTGSSKQRFLQQIEPLKRELDSVANL, encoded by the coding sequence ATGTTAAAAAGAACGTTGCCCTTTTTCATAATCGTAGTTGTCTTGCTCGCTTTTCTTTCTTGTTCTAAAAATCAAGAAAGTATTGACGAACTAGAAATGAAATCGACTCCTAAAAAAAGTGAGTTTGGCTTTGTGTATTCTGATTTTAATGTAGTGCATGACACTATAAAAAGCGGAGATACTTTTGGCAGCATCATCCAAAAACAGAATATTGGAGAAAAGGAAGTGTATGATATTATAGAAAAAGTCAAAGACACTTTTGATGTTCGTACAATTCGTTTCAACAAACCATATGTGTTACTTCGATCCAAACATAAAAAAAACAAACTACAAGTTTTTATTTACCAACCAGACGCGGTAAATTATTATGTAGTTGATCTTAGAGATACCGCAGTAGTGGCGTATAAAAAAACCAAACCGATCAAAATTAAACGAAGAACCATCGGTGGCGTGTTAAAGAGTTCTCTTTCGGAAACATTAGAAAGTGCTAAGGTAGAAGGATCACTGGCAAGCAAAATCACCAAGATATATGCTTGGTCCATTGACTTTTTTAAATTGAAAAAAGGCGATCGTTTTGCTTTGACTTTTACCGAAAGATACATCAACGATTCTATTTATGATGGTGTAGATAGTTTGGAGGCTGCATTTTTTGAATACAAAGGCAAGATTGTATATGCTTTCCCGTATGCGACTTCTTCATCTGGGAAAATAGAATATTATGACGATGAAGGAAAAACATTAAAGAACTTCTTTTTAAAAACACCTATTAAATTTAGCCGAATCACTTCGCGATACAGTTCGAATAGACTGCATCCTGTACAAGGAATCTGGAAAGCGCACAAAGGAACAGATTATGCAGCGCCTTATGGGACTCCTATCACTACTACTGCTGCAGGAATAGTAGAACAAACCGGATTTACAGCCGGCAACGGAAATTTTGTAAAAGTAAAACACAACGGAACCTATTCTACTCAGTACTTACATATGTCTAAAATTTTGGTGCGACGAGGACAACATGTCAACCAAGGTCAAATTATTGGCAGAGTAGGAAGTACAGGATTAGCTACAGGGCCACATGTATGCTATCGTTTTTGGAAAAATGGGGTTCAGGTGGATGCGCTCCGTTTAAAACTTCCAACAGGAGAATCAATGACAGGAAGCTCGAAACAACGATTCTTACAACAAATTGAACCTTTAAAAAGAGAGTTGGATAGCGTTGCTAATTTATAA
- a CDS encoding tryptophan 2,3-dioxygenase family protein has protein sequence MTNTTRDTILNQIDSKFEAIHQKTDTQLEGLLWSKPITYWDYIQTDSLLSLQTQRTTLPDEMVFIMYHQVNELIFKMILWEMQQVSHAEKITTLFFTERLQRISRYFEMLTTSFEIMENGMEVDQYMKFRNTLTPASGFQSAQYRLIEFCTTDLINLIDYRFRSSIDRTTSYEFAFEHLYWQAAGKDYTTGKKSFLLEEFERKYKKVFLTHMEEYNSINIWQKFKQLPAEDQKNQELIDAMRHLDYTINITWVMQHLNVAIKYIDQSGIGDGEATGGSNWKKYMHPKYQRRIFFPELWSAEELANWGENK, from the coding sequence ATGACGAATACGACAAGAGACACTATATTAAATCAAATTGATTCCAAGTTTGAGGCAATTCACCAAAAAACCGATACTCAATTAGAAGGATTACTTTGGTCAAAGCCTATAACGTATTGGGATTATATTCAAACGGATAGTTTGTTGAGTTTGCAAACGCAACGAACCACACTTCCTGACGAAATGGTATTCATCATGTACCATCAAGTGAACGAATTGATTTTCAAAATGATTTTGTGGGAAATGCAACAAGTTTCGCATGCTGAAAAAATAACGACTCTTTTTTTTACAGAACGATTGCAACGAATTAGTCGTTATTTTGAAATGCTAACCACTTCCTTTGAAATCATGGAAAACGGAATGGAAGTGGATCAATACATGAAATTTAGAAATACGCTAACTCCTGCAAGTGGTTTTCAAAGCGCACAATACCGTTTGATAGAATTCTGTACAACAGATTTAATCAACCTTATCGATTACCGTTTTAGATCTTCTATAGATAGAACTACTTCCTACGAATTTGCTTTTGAACATTTGTATTGGCAAGCCGCTGGAAAAGATTATACTACTGGAAAAAAATCCTTCCTTTTAGAAGAATTTGAAAGAAAATATAAGAAAGTCTTCTTGACTCACATGGAAGAATACAATTCCATCAATATTTGGCAAAAGTTCAAACAACTTCCTGCTGAAGACCAAAAGAATCAAGAATTAATTGATGCTATGCGTCATTTGGATTATACCATAAACATCACTTGGGTAATGCAACATTTGAATGTTGCCATTAAGTACATTGATCAAAGCGGAATTGGAGATGGAGAAGCCACTGGAGGTAGCAATTGGAAAAAATACATGCATCCGAAATACCAAAGGCGTATATTTTTTCCAGAACTTTGGAGCGCTGAGGAACTAGCCAATTGGGGTGAAAATAAATAA